The Clostridium sp. DL-VIII DNA window CCTTTTGCATAGCTAACAGTTCAGCAAAACCATTAATAGATGTTAATGGTGCTTTTAGATCATGAGCAATGGCAGCAATCATATCCATTTGCTCTTTGTGTGCTAGTTGGAGCCTCTTTTCCATATTATTAAAGTGATTATAAAGGTCTCCAATTTCATCATTACTTCTTAGAGCAAGTGGCGGCAATGGATGCACAATATTTATTCTTTCTAATCTGGCATTAAGCAGTCCTATTGGTTCCTCTATACAAAAATGGATATACATAATTAAAATAATAAAGATGAAACAGGCAATAGCAAATATAGGAAGGAGTAATACTATATATGAGGGATCTAGTAACGAACTAGATATAGGTGAATATTCTGCAAAGATAAACTTTAAATAGATTCCAATTGAAGCCATAAAAACTATAAACATAACTAGGAACAGTAAAGGAAGCTTTATTTTCAATTTCATACTATCACTCTCTTTCCTTGTACTTATATCCAATTCCCCAAATTGTTTTAATAAAGTCATATTCAGGGCCAAATTTCTTACGGATATTTTTTATATGAACCGTTACAGTATTTAATTCCCCGTATTCATCTCCCCAGACATATTCATATATCCGCTCACGAGTCAATACATTATTGGGGTTATGCATGAGCATTGACAATATTTGAAATTCCTTTGTTGATAAGTTAAGCTTTTTGTTATTTAGAAATGCTTCAAAGGTCTTATCATTCAAAATGAGAGGAGAATCATTCCTTTCTCTATTAGGACTAAGTTCATTCCATTCTTTAAACATCCTGTCAACTTTCCTGAAGTTGGCCCTTATCCTGGAATTAAGCTCCTGAATACTAAAGGGCTTTGTCATGTAATCATCTGCCCCTATTTCGAGCCCAACGATTTTATCAATATCCTTATCCCGGGCGCTTAAAAAC harbors:
- a CDS encoding response regulator transcription factor, coding for MQKKILVVDDDKDIVKLITKSLSYEGFEIISAYSGKEALYVLKENNIDFIILDIMMPDMDGLDVCRSIRKSYNTPILFLSARDKDIDKIVGLEIGADDYMTKPFSIQELNSRIRANFRKVDRMFKEWNELSPNRERNDSPLILNDKTFEAFLNNKKLNLSTKEFQILSMLMHNPNNVLTRERIYEYVWGDEYGELNTVTVHIKNIRKKFGPEYDFIKTIWGIGYKYKERE